From the genome of Amycolatopsis sp. NBC_01488, one region includes:
- a CDS encoding fatty acyl-AMP ligase, producing MPRPPATVPGEVLRTSIVDRLFARADDDRPLFTHQDHSHAAEHTLTWAEFAARVRVVAGGLRRVAEPGERVALLAGQELAYPLAFFGALAAGMIAVPLMPPGNRAQAERLGGVLADSGARVWLTSSAAAPRVREFGAPADLLVVDELTGPGADPVPAAPESPAYLQYTSGSTREPAGAVIPHRAIVAACWQGSRAYAVDEGTTCVGWIPFFHDMGLIQLLCLPVFAGGRSVFMAPAEFVHRPRRWLRQLADYPAVFTAAPNFAYDLAADAGPGDDLDLSDVRVALNGAEPVRPRTVERFLEVFGPHGFRREAYRPSYGLAEATVYVASAGEEGPRGAVFDREALAQGRAVETVDGPELVSVGRPVGQLVRIVHDGHEQPDGHVGEIWIHGPNVASGYWGRGDAAAFGATLDGLGGWLRTGDLGVVHRGDLYVTGRLKDLIVIDGRNFHPQDIEAAAGEAHPAVRRDRVAAFGVVDEDGEGAMVVAEWARDADADLKEVTRAVLRAVAREHDLTLRAVRLVPPGGLPRTSSGKVARSAAKARYGGGRG from the coding sequence GTGCCCCGTCCGCCCGCGACCGTGCCCGGCGAGGTGCTGCGCACCTCGATCGTGGACCGGCTGTTCGCCCGCGCGGACGACGACCGCCCCCTGTTCACCCACCAGGACCACTCGCACGCCGCCGAGCACACGCTGACGTGGGCGGAGTTCGCCGCCCGCGTCCGCGTGGTCGCGGGTGGCCTGCGCCGGGTCGCCGAACCGGGGGAGCGGGTCGCGCTCCTCGCGGGGCAGGAACTGGCCTACCCGCTGGCGTTCTTCGGTGCGCTGGCCGCGGGGATGATCGCCGTCCCGCTGATGCCGCCGGGCAATCGCGCGCAGGCCGAGCGGCTCGGCGGCGTCCTGGCCGACTCCGGCGCGCGCGTGTGGCTGACGTCGTCGGCCGCGGCGCCGCGCGTCCGCGAGTTCGGGGCGCCCGCCGACCTGCTGGTGGTCGACGAGCTGACCGGCCCGGGTGCCGATCCGGTGCCGGCTGCCCCGGAGAGCCCGGCGTACCTGCAGTACACGTCGGGCTCGACGCGCGAGCCGGCCGGCGCGGTGATCCCGCACCGGGCGATCGTCGCGGCGTGCTGGCAGGGCAGCCGGGCCTACGCCGTGGACGAGGGCACGACCTGCGTGGGCTGGATCCCGTTCTTCCACGACATGGGCCTGATCCAGCTGCTGTGCCTGCCGGTCTTCGCCGGCGGGCGCTCGGTGTTCATGGCCCCGGCCGAGTTCGTGCACCGGCCGCGGCGGTGGCTGCGGCAGCTCGCCGACTACCCCGCGGTGTTCACCGCCGCGCCGAACTTCGCCTACGACCTCGCGGCCGACGCCGGTCCCGGGGACGACCTCGACCTCTCGGACGTGCGCGTCGCGCTCAACGGCGCCGAACCCGTCCGCCCGCGCACGGTCGAACGCTTCCTCGAGGTCTTCGGCCCGCACGGCTTCCGGCGCGAGGCGTACCGGCCGTCGTACGGGCTCGCCGAAGCCACCGTCTACGTGGCGAGCGCGGGGGAAGAAGGGCCCCGCGGCGCGGTGTTCGACCGGGAAGCCCTTGCGCAGGGCCGAGCTGTCGAAACCGTCGACGGACCGGAGCTCGTGTCCGTCGGCCGCCCGGTCGGGCAGCTCGTCCGGATCGTCCACGACGGACACGAGCAGCCCGACGGGCACGTCGGCGAGATCTGGATCCACGGCCCGAACGTGGCGAGCGGCTACTGGGGCCGGGGCGACGCGGCCGCGTTCGGCGCCACGCTCGACGGCCTCGGCGGCTGGCTGCGCACCGGCGACCTCGGCGTCGTGCACCGCGGTGACCTGTACGTCACCGGACGGCTCAAGGACCTCATCGTCATCGACGGCCGCAACTTCCACCCGCAGGACATCGAGGCGGCGGCGGGCGAGGCCCACCCGGCGGTCCGCCGCGACCGCGTCGCCGCGTTCGGCGTCGTCGACGAGGACGGCGAAGGCGCGATGGTGGTCGCGGAGTGGGCGCGCGACGCCGACGCGGACCTCAAAGAGGTGACCCGGGCGGTGCTGCGCGCGGTGGCGCGCGAACACGATCTCACCCTCCGTGCGGTACGTCTGGTCCCTCCCGGCGGACTTCCGCGCACATCGAGTGGCAAGGTCGCCCGGTCGGCCGCCAAGGCACGTTATGGTGGCGGCCGTGGGTGA
- a CDS encoding acyl carrier protein — protein MGDHRAEVTKVVSDTFRLDPALVEPGAPLEELGIDSKGRIKLLAALEIYYGVTIDLDQLDRFTDVGSVADVLAEALRTEGSEERR, from the coding sequence GTGGGTGATCACCGCGCCGAGGTCACGAAGGTCGTCAGCGACACCTTCCGGCTCGACCCGGCTCTCGTCGAGCCCGGCGCGCCCCTGGAGGAGCTGGGCATCGACTCGAAGGGCCGGATCAAGCTCCTCGCGGCGCTGGAGATCTATTACGGCGTGACGATCGACCTGGACCAGCTCGACCGGTTCACCGACGTGGGATCCGTGGCGGACGTGCTCGCGGAAGCCCTGCGAACTGAAGGATCTGAGGAGAGGCGCTGA
- a CDS encoding WXG100 family type VII secretion target: MAEKKKWSDVKAILDDPSVPAAQKSALISSWLRENPPPPPFLADQEPDDIKQKRQEADKYATAYNANPLFAGQSVDDAYDKAKASGDQNSYNEDQEKKAVDDGKAKLNDTKPPASGENGGDASGTKTSDEIFDAAAPALKLFETFGSLLAKIPDDCRGNTRALDLDKDIRAPFDEQRGISFEHFVQDAAHFKTGAETVDRTVQDTGSQLSTLYQTWSGAGADAASDTYNDKIQPKASKLSQTLGNAGEATLTTATTVFQLCKGKADAVIGMYTDLVGKADYTMAQKVIAVANGEHGNEQDLAQIAGWMDLNFGTNLVKTLNDQGCCDGDEIKKHGQDLAKQWIQNQFNPDMWDRLYQGFAKTCKDTKDLVDQAYDALDKVMGAVKNEFEGVTMPGGSGSGVPGSGGPGATGGSGGGPGAGSGSGAGTGGSGPGTGGSGSGGSGSGSGGSGGSGSGSGGSGAGGGGGQVPPIPDGGSGSGVPGGGAGTGGSGTDLPSGADGGSGGGSGTGGGGGPVPSIPDVSGGGSGSGGGSGSGSGSGSGGGGSMPSIPDLSTPSGDGGGAALGAGGGSGSGSGSGAGSDDTSPSSVPSPSSSGQDAAAAAAEAAKKKAADALAQFSGPGIPTESGGGSGSGSGGSGLGGGEGLGGGSASGGGSGSGGSDSGSGSGSGDDGKAAAEQAADDAKKKAADALKEFSGDGIKTDTGEGAGLGGTDTGGDGKPDSPLGADKDGDGKPDGLLGGKADDTPDTLKVKQGDKTFEMTEPDHDGKMDIKVGDGTGAAKDFKLDWSKDDGGPQGTDDVHHPDADGKIHLEDGGVKITAERPDGPEGPTVVTVDDGHGTPTTYTLGEDDKAPDALGDTPEKKLDDLPTHRGTLDDLSPDGGIGAAGHGGIGAAGHGGIGAAGHGGGGLSAAGLDPVGAGHGGGGPGIGGGSHGAGLSAAGLDPVGAGHGGGLGDTPTSGGVHSGVGATQAQPAAAFAPAGASAGTGGQSMSGMPGMGAMGGAHGGGGGGDTERRSPAYRIEGAIFDNLGEPGRRIIGSLNDDEDPPSARTR, from the coding sequence ATGGCCGAAAAGAAGAAGTGGTCCGACGTCAAGGCGATCCTCGACGACCCGAGCGTCCCCGCCGCGCAGAAGAGCGCCCTGATCAGCAGCTGGCTGCGCGAGAACCCGCCACCGCCGCCGTTCCTGGCCGACCAGGAACCCGACGACATCAAGCAGAAGCGGCAGGAAGCCGACAAGTACGCGACCGCGTACAACGCCAACCCGCTCTTCGCCGGGCAGTCGGTCGACGACGCCTACGACAAGGCGAAGGCGAGCGGCGACCAGAACTCCTACAACGAAGACCAGGAGAAGAAGGCCGTCGACGACGGCAAGGCCAAGCTGAACGACACGAAGCCGCCCGCCTCCGGTGAGAACGGCGGTGACGCCAGTGGCACCAAGACGTCCGACGAGATCTTCGACGCCGCCGCGCCCGCGCTGAAGCTGTTCGAGACCTTCGGGTCGCTGCTGGCCAAGATCCCGGACGACTGCCGCGGCAACACCCGCGCGCTCGACCTCGACAAGGACATCCGCGCGCCGTTCGACGAGCAGCGCGGGATCAGCTTCGAGCACTTCGTCCAGGACGCCGCGCACTTCAAGACCGGGGCGGAGACGGTCGACCGGACGGTGCAGGACACCGGTTCGCAGCTGAGCACCCTCTACCAGACGTGGAGCGGCGCCGGCGCGGACGCGGCGTCCGACACCTACAACGACAAGATCCAGCCGAAGGCGTCGAAGCTCTCCCAGACGCTCGGCAACGCCGGCGAAGCGACGCTGACCACCGCGACCACGGTGTTCCAGCTGTGCAAGGGCAAGGCCGACGCCGTCATCGGCATGTACACCGACCTGGTCGGCAAGGCCGACTACACGATGGCGCAGAAGGTCATCGCGGTCGCCAACGGCGAGCACGGCAACGAGCAGGACCTGGCCCAGATCGCGGGCTGGATGGACCTCAACTTCGGCACCAACCTGGTCAAGACGCTCAACGACCAGGGCTGCTGCGACGGCGACGAAATCAAGAAGCACGGCCAGGACCTGGCCAAGCAGTGGATCCAGAACCAGTTCAACCCCGACATGTGGGACCGGCTGTACCAGGGCTTCGCGAAGACCTGCAAGGACACGAAGGACCTCGTCGACCAGGCTTACGACGCGCTCGACAAGGTCATGGGCGCGGTGAAGAACGAGTTCGAGGGCGTCACCATGCCGGGCGGCTCGGGCTCGGGCGTTCCCGGAAGCGGTGGCCCCGGCGCCACCGGCGGCTCGGGCGGTGGCCCCGGCGCCGGTTCGGGCAGTGGAGCGGGGACGGGCGGGTCCGGTCCGGGTACCGGTGGTTCGGGTTCGGGTGGGTCGGGTTCGGGTTCGGGTGGTTCGGGTGGTTCGGGTTCGGGTTCGGGTGGTTCGGGGGCCGGTGGGGGTGGCGGCCAGGTGCCGCCGATTCCCGACGGTGGCTCCGGTTCCGGCGTGCCCGGCGGGGGAGCGGGCACCGGGGGCTCGGGTACCGACCTGCCCAGCGGTGCGGACGGCGGCTCCGGCGGCGGTTCCGGGACCGGTGGCGGCGGTGGTCCGGTGCCGTCGATCCCCGACGTCTCCGGTGGCGGGTCCGGTTCGGGCGGCGGCTCGGGTTCCGGGTCCGGGTCGGGATCCGGTGGTGGGGGCTCGATGCCGTCGATCCCCGATCTGTCCACGCCTTCCGGCGACGGCGGGGGTGCCGCCCTCGGGGCGGGCGGCGGGTCCGGCTCGGGGTCCGGCTCCGGCGCGGGTTCGGACGACACGTCGCCGTCGTCGGTGCCGTCGCCGTCCTCGAGCGGCCAGGACGCGGCGGCCGCGGCCGCCGAAGCGGCCAAGAAGAAGGCCGCGGACGCGCTCGCCCAGTTCAGCGGCCCCGGGATCCCGACCGAGTCCGGCGGCGGGTCCGGTTCGGGCTCCGGCGGCAGCGGCCTCGGCGGCGGCGAAGGTCTCGGCGGTGGTTCCGCTTCGGGCGGCGGGTCCGGCTCGGGTGGTTCCGACTCCGGTTCGGGGTCGGGTTCCGGCGACGACGGCAAGGCCGCGGCCGAGCAGGCCGCGGACGACGCGAAGAAGAAGGCGGCCGACGCGCTGAAGGAGTTCAGCGGCGACGGCATCAAGACGGACACGGGCGAGGGAGCCGGGCTCGGCGGCACGGACACCGGCGGCGACGGCAAGCCGGACAGCCCGCTGGGTGCCGACAAGGACGGCGACGGCAAGCCCGACGGCCTGCTGGGTGGCAAGGCCGACGACACCCCCGACACGCTGAAGGTCAAGCAGGGCGACAAGACCTTCGAGATGACCGAACCCGACCACGACGGGAAGATGGACATCAAGGTCGGCGACGGGACCGGCGCCGCCAAGGACTTCAAGCTCGACTGGTCCAAGGACGACGGCGGTCCACAAGGGACGGACGACGTCCACCACCCGGACGCGGACGGCAAGATCCACCTCGAGGACGGCGGCGTCAAGATCACCGCCGAGCGGCCCGACGGCCCGGAGGGCCCGACCGTCGTCACCGTCGACGACGGCCACGGCACCCCGACGACCTACACCCTCGGCGAGGACGACAAGGCTCCGGACGCCCTCGGCGACACCCCCGAGAAGAAGCTCGACGACCTGCCCACCCACCGCGGCACCCTCGACGACCTGTCGCCCGACGGCGGCATCGGCGCTGCCGGGCACGGCGGCATCGGCGCTGCCGGGCACGGCGGCATCGGCGCTGCCGGGCACGGCGGCGGCGGCCTGTCGGCGGCGGGTCTCGACCCGGTCGGCGCGGGGCACGGCGGCGGTGGGCCTGGCATCGGCGGTGGCTCGCACGGCGCCGGCCTCTCGGCGGCGGGTCTCGACCCGGTCGGCGCGGGGCACGGCGGCGGGCTCGGCGACACGCCGACGTCCGGCGGTGTCCACAGCGGCGTCGGCGCCACGCAGGCCCAGCCCGCGGCCGCGTTCGCCCCGGCGGGCGCGTCGGCCGGGACCGGCGGCCAGTCGATGTCCGGGATGCCGGGCATGGGCGCCATGGGCGGTGCCCACGGCGGCGGCGGGGGCGGCGACACCGAACGGCGCTCGCCCGCCTACCGGATCGAAGGTGCCATCTTCGACAACCTCGGTGAGCCCGGCCGCCGGATCATCGGCTCCCTCAACGACGACGAAGACCCGCCGTCCGCCCGGACCCGGTAG
- a CDS encoding class I SAM-dependent methyltransferase produces the protein MTEVWKWDPSLYSGSAAYYARGRSAYPPELAEAFVTELGLAGPGRLLDVGCGPGSLTLLLAGSFEEAVGLDADADMLAEAARLAGVAGIGNCRWVQRRAEELPAGLGRFRLVTFAQSFHWFDRARVAAAVRAMLAPGGACAHVHATTHEGVESSVPRAEITQLVRAYLGSTRRAGQGSLPGGTAGGETEIYRAAGFYGPRRFEVPGRVVTRTADEVVAGVFSLSSAAPHLFGDRRAAARNRRRPLAVTSTVDGPHQGLLS, from the coding sequence GTGACCGAGGTGTGGAAGTGGGATCCGTCCCTCTATTCGGGAAGTGCGGCGTACTACGCGCGGGGCCGCTCCGCCTATCCCCCGGAGCTGGCCGAAGCGTTCGTGACGGAGCTGGGCCTGGCCGGGCCGGGCCGCCTGCTCGACGTCGGCTGCGGCCCGGGCTCGCTGACCCTGCTGCTGGCCGGCTCGTTCGAGGAGGCGGTCGGGCTGGACGCCGACGCGGACATGCTCGCCGAAGCGGCTCGGCTCGCGGGCGTGGCGGGGATCGGGAACTGCCGCTGGGTGCAGAGGCGCGCGGAAGAGCTGCCCGCCGGGCTCGGCCGGTTCCGGCTGGTGACCTTCGCGCAGTCGTTCCACTGGTTCGACCGGGCGCGGGTGGCCGCCGCGGTGCGCGCGATGCTGGCGCCCGGCGGCGCCTGTGCCCATGTACACGCGACGACGCACGAGGGCGTCGAAAGCTCCGTGCCGCGCGCGGAGATCACGCAGCTGGTGCGCGCGTACCTCGGCTCGACGCGGCGCGCCGGACAAGGGTCCCTGCCCGGCGGCACGGCCGGCGGCGAGACGGAGATCTACCGCGCCGCGGGGTTCTACGGGCCGCGGCGGTTCGAGGTCCCGGGCCGGGTCGTCACGCGCACCGCAGACGAGGTCGTCGCCGGCGTCTTCTCGCTGTCCAGCGCGGCGCCGCACCTGTTCGGCGACCGCCGCGCGGCTGCGCGGAATCGCCGTCGACCTCTGGCAGTGACGTCCACTGTGGACGGTCCTCACCAGGGGTTGTTGTCGTAG
- a CDS encoding glycoside hydrolase family 13 protein yields MDSANWWRDAVVYEVYVRSFADADGDGTGDLAGLRSRLGRLADLGVDAVWTTPWYRSPMVDGGYDVEDHRTPDPLFGTDADVLDLVAEAHRVGLRLLIDVVPNHTSDRHPWFRAALAGGPERARYHFRPGRGADGELPPTDWRSVFGGPAWTRAADGEWYLHLFAPEQPDLNWDDGEVRAEFEDLLRFWFARGVDGVRIDVAHGLLKDPGFPDLGAEDEEIARPPDRAAHPHWDLDGVHEIYRSWRKIAAEFGPDRVFVAEAWVDRPDRLARYVRPDELHTAFNFDFLRCDWDAAALREVIDRTLEALGTVGAPATWVLSNHDVVRHVTRFAPGGDLALGRWRARAALLLMLALPGGAYLYQGEELGLAEVEDLPEAVLADPTWERSGHTRRGRDGCRVPLPWSGTVPPFGFSPDGVRTWLPQPDHWRTATAEAQAADPGSMLGLYRAALAERRANPALGDGTMTWLPSSPGVLSFAREPGFGCVVNLSAEPVELPADRVLLSSVPLADGLLPPDAAVWLDGR; encoded by the coding sequence ATGGACTCCGCGAACTGGTGGCGCGACGCCGTCGTCTACGAGGTCTACGTACGCAGCTTCGCCGACGCGGACGGGGACGGCACCGGCGATCTCGCGGGCCTGCGCTCGCGCCTGGGCCGGCTGGCCGACCTCGGCGTCGACGCAGTCTGGACGACGCCGTGGTATCGCTCGCCGATGGTCGACGGCGGCTACGACGTCGAGGACCACCGGACCCCCGACCCGCTGTTCGGCACGGATGCCGACGTGCTCGACCTGGTCGCCGAGGCGCACCGCGTCGGACTGCGGCTGCTGATCGACGTCGTGCCGAACCACACCTCCGACCGCCACCCGTGGTTCCGGGCCGCGCTCGCCGGCGGGCCCGAGCGTGCCCGCTACCACTTCCGGCCGGGCCGCGGCGCGGACGGCGAGCTGCCGCCGACCGACTGGCGCAGCGTCTTCGGCGGCCCGGCGTGGACCCGGGCGGCCGACGGCGAGTGGTACCTGCACCTGTTCGCTCCCGAACAGCCGGACCTGAACTGGGACGACGGCGAGGTGCGGGCGGAGTTCGAGGACCTGCTGCGGTTCTGGTTCGCCCGCGGCGTCGACGGCGTCCGCATCGACGTCGCCCACGGCCTGCTCAAGGACCCCGGGTTCCCGGACCTCGGTGCCGAGGACGAAGAGATCGCGCGGCCGCCGGATCGTGCTGCGCACCCGCACTGGGACCTCGACGGCGTGCACGAGATCTACCGTTCGTGGCGCAAGATCGCGGCCGAGTTCGGCCCGGACCGGGTGTTCGTCGCCGAGGCCTGGGTCGACCGGCCGGACCGGCTCGCGCGGTACGTCCGCCCGGACGAGCTGCACACGGCGTTCAACTTCGACTTCCTGCGCTGCGACTGGGACGCGGCCGCGCTGCGCGAGGTGATCGACCGGACGCTCGAGGCACTCGGCACGGTCGGCGCGCCCGCGACGTGGGTGCTGTCCAACCACGACGTCGTCCGGCACGTGACGCGGTTCGCGCCCGGCGGCGACCTCGCGCTGGGCCGGTGGCGCGCCCGGGCGGCGCTGCTGCTGATGCTCGCGCTGCCCGGTGGCGCGTACCTGTACCAGGGCGAGGAGCTGGGCCTGGCGGAGGTCGAGGACCTGCCCGAGGCGGTGCTCGCCGACCCGACGTGGGAACGCTCCGGGCACACCCGCCGCGGCCGCGACGGCTGCCGGGTGCCGCTCCCGTGGTCGGGGACGGTGCCGCCGTTCGGGTTCTCGCCCGACGGCGTGCGGACGTGGCTGCCGCAACCGGATCACTGGCGCACGGCGACGGCGGAGGCACAGGCCGCCGATCCCGGGTCGATGCTCGGCCTCTACCGCGCGGCGCTCGCCGAGCGGCGGGCGAACCCGGCGCTGGGGGACGGGACGATGACGTGGTTGCCGTCGTCTCCCGGTGTGCTGTCGTTCGCGCGCGAGCCGGGGTTCGGGTGCGTGGTGAACCTGTCGGCGGAGCCGGTCGAGCTGCCGGCCGATCGGGTGCTGCTGTCGAGCGTGCCCTTGGCCGACGGCCTGCTGCCGCCCGACGCCGCGGTGTGGCTCGACGGGAGGTGA
- a CDS encoding hemerythrin domain-containing protein: protein MPDHDEDIIELLQRQHREIRELFAALETAEGDRRREVFADLVRLLAVHETAEELVVHPEIRDLEPAAEPVVDARLGEEHRAKELLTTLQKMGPEADGFDTLLVQLRDDVLAHAGHEEREEFPLLRAHRPPERLRAMAATAKLAEAVGPTRPHPGVESATANLVLGPPAAIMDRARDLIRGALGR from the coding sequence GTGCCGGACCACGACGAAGACATCATCGAGCTGCTGCAGCGGCAGCACCGCGAAATCCGGGAACTGTTCGCCGCGCTGGAAACCGCCGAGGGCGACCGGCGGCGGGAGGTGTTCGCCGACCTCGTGCGGCTGCTGGCCGTGCACGAGACGGCGGAAGAACTGGTGGTGCACCCGGAAATCCGGGATCTCGAGCCCGCCGCCGAGCCGGTCGTCGACGCGCGGCTCGGCGAGGAGCACCGGGCCAAGGAACTGCTGACCACCCTGCAGAAGATGGGACCGGAGGCCGACGGGTTCGACACGCTGCTCGTCCAGCTGCGCGACGACGTGCTCGCGCACGCCGGCCACGAGGAGCGCGAGGAGTTCCCGCTGCTGCGCGCCCACCGGCCGCCGGAGCGGCTGCGTGCCATGGCCGCCACCGCCAAGCTGGCCGAAGCCGTCGGGCCGACCCGGCCGCACCCCGGCGTCGAGAGCGCGACGGCGAACCTGGTGCTGGGCCCGCCCGCGGCGATCATGGACCGGGCGCGCGACCTCATCCGCGGCGCGCTGGGGCGGTGA
- the ligD gene encoding non-homologous end-joining DNA ligase: MAAGSARKLRRYQEMRDFGRTAEPAGGAAGGPAGHRFVVQRHRARRLHYDFRLELDGVLVSWAVPKGPTLDPKARRLAVHVEDHPIEYADFEGVIPRGEYGGGDVIVWDSGVWRPVDADPARAIEDGTLHFDLDGEKLAGRFVLVRTNRGEKDQWFLLHKQDEHAEAGWDAEDHPRSVKSGRTNDEVAAAPGALWHGDRPAAEAEEPVGFAAATADELAALDDLGAKGKWSVAGRELSLTNLDKVLFPAAGAGKPVTKRDLIRYYVTVGPVMLPYLACRPLNTHRFPQGVTEPGFWQKEVPKHAPEWLTTWRNERAEAGESQRYVVADSVATLAWLANYGALELHAWTSCAADVDHPTWVLFDIDPGPETSFAEVLELARLHRTALEHLGLTGRPKVTGQRGIQVWVPITPHCTFEQTRAWAETVSKTIGRVLPDLVSWAWSKDKRGGRARLDYTQNVLKKTLVAPYSVRPRPGAPVSVPLEWDELDDDGLAPDRWTIRDVPARLAERGDPFAKLLGVKQQLPGL, encoded by the coding sequence ATGGCAGCCGGCTCGGCCCGCAAACTGCGGCGCTACCAGGAGATGCGTGACTTCGGCCGGACCGCCGAGCCGGCCGGCGGGGCCGCGGGCGGGCCGGCCGGTCACCGGTTCGTGGTGCAGCGGCACCGGGCCCGCCGACTGCACTACGACTTCCGCCTGGAGCTCGACGGCGTCCTGGTCAGCTGGGCGGTGCCGAAGGGCCCGACGCTGGACCCGAAGGCCCGCCGGCTGGCCGTGCACGTCGAAGATCACCCGATCGAGTACGCCGACTTCGAAGGCGTGATCCCGCGCGGCGAATACGGCGGCGGGGACGTCATCGTCTGGGACAGCGGCGTGTGGCGGCCGGTCGACGCCGACCCGGCCCGCGCGATCGAGGACGGCACCCTGCACTTCGACCTCGACGGCGAGAAGCTGGCCGGGCGGTTCGTCCTCGTCCGCACGAACCGCGGCGAGAAGGACCAGTGGTTCCTCCTGCACAAGCAGGACGAGCACGCCGAGGCCGGCTGGGACGCCGAAGACCACCCGCGCTCGGTCAAGAGCGGCCGCACGAACGACGAGGTGGCGGCCGCGCCCGGCGCGCTGTGGCACGGCGACCGGCCGGCCGCGGAGGCGGAGGAGCCGGTGGGCTTCGCGGCCGCCACCGCCGACGAGCTGGCGGCCCTCGACGACCTCGGCGCGAAGGGCAAGTGGTCGGTCGCGGGACGCGAGCTTTCCCTGACCAACCTGGACAAAGTGCTCTTCCCGGCGGCCGGCGCCGGCAAGCCGGTGACGAAGCGGGACCTGATCCGGTACTACGTCACCGTCGGGCCGGTCATGCTGCCCTACCTGGCGTGCCGGCCGCTCAACACGCACCGCTTCCCGCAGGGCGTCACCGAACCGGGTTTCTGGCAGAAGGAAGTCCCGAAGCACGCGCCCGAATGGCTGACGACGTGGCGCAACGAACGCGCCGAGGCGGGGGAGAGTCAGCGGTACGTCGTGGCCGACAGCGTCGCCACGCTGGCGTGGCTGGCGAACTACGGCGCGCTGGAGCTGCACGCCTGGACCTCGTGCGCCGCCGACGTCGACCACCCGACGTGGGTGCTGTTCGACATCGACCCGGGCCCGGAGACGTCGTTCGCGGAGGTCCTGGAACTGGCCCGGCTGCACCGCACGGCGCTCGAGCACCTCGGCCTGACCGGGCGGCCGAAGGTGACCGGGCAGCGCGGGATCCAGGTCTGGGTGCCGATCACGCCGCACTGCACCTTCGAGCAGACCCGGGCGTGGGCGGAGACGGTGTCGAAGACGATCGGGCGGGTCCTGCCGGACCTGGTCAGCTGGGCCTGGTCCAAGGACAAGCGCGGGGGCCGGGCTCGGCTCGACTACACGCAGAACGTGCTCAAGAAGACGCTGGTCGCGCCGTACAGCGTGCGGCCGCGCCCGGGTGCGCCGGTGTCGGTGCCGCTGGAGTGGGACGAGCTCGACGACGACGGCCTCGCTCCGGACCGGTGGACGATCCGGGACGTCCCCGCCCGGCTGGCCGAGCGCGGTGACCCGTTCGCGAAGCTGCTCGGGGTCAAGCAGCAGCTGCCGGGCCTGTAG
- a CDS encoding PfkB family carbohydrate kinase, with protein MFSEVVVVGQIARDLVLEVPDTPPADASAPVTHRQELLGGKGANQAVALSQLGVAVSLVGVVGQDAVGDALCARARADRIGTTHVVRRPGTETALLVDVVDEEGRRRYLEHVPDATLVTETDVFAASAPISAAGSVIVQLQQPAPAALLAARLAHTAGTRVVLDGAPEDDAFATDLLALADVVRADGHEAELLTGQQVDDVAAAARAAADLRRRGPSLVVLEVAGQGNLFAGPAESWFVPHVETEVVDPTGAGDALVATLTAALTRRRPLETAACLAVAAAAATTEHAGGRPHLSRPVLDRLQPRHLETVHA; from the coding sequence ATGTTCAGCGAAGTCGTGGTGGTCGGGCAGATCGCCCGTGACCTGGTGCTCGAGGTCCCGGACACGCCGCCAGCGGACGCGTCGGCGCCGGTGACCCACCGGCAGGAGCTGCTCGGCGGGAAGGGTGCCAACCAGGCCGTGGCGCTGAGCCAGCTCGGGGTGGCGGTGTCGCTGGTCGGCGTCGTCGGGCAGGACGCCGTCGGCGACGCGCTGTGTGCCCGCGCCCGGGCCGACCGGATCGGCACCACGCACGTGGTCCGCCGGCCGGGCACCGAGACGGCGCTTCTCGTGGACGTGGTCGACGAGGAGGGCCGCCGCCGCTACCTCGAGCACGTCCCGGACGCGACGCTGGTGACCGAGACCGACGTCTTCGCCGCGTCCGCGCCGATTTCGGCCGCCGGCTCCGTCATCGTCCAGCTGCAGCAGCCCGCCCCGGCGGCGTTGCTGGCGGCCCGGCTCGCGCACACCGCGGGCACGCGGGTCGTCCTGGACGGCGCACCCGAAGACGACGCCTTCGCGACGGACCTGCTCGCCCTCGCCGACGTCGTCCGCGCCGACGGCCACGAAGCCGAGTTGCTCACCGGACAGCAGGTGGACGACGTCGCCGCCGCGGCCCGCGCCGCCGCGGACCTGCGTCGGCGCGGACCGTCGCTGGTCGTGCTCGAGGTGGCCGGACAGGGCAACCTGTTCGCCGGGCCGGCCGAGTCGTGGTTCGTACCGCACGTGGAGACCGAGGTGGTCGACCCGACCGGGGCCGGGGACGCGCTGGTCGCGACGCTGACCGCGGCGCTGACCCGCCGCCGCCCGCTGGAGACGGCCGCGTGCCTGGCGGTCGCGGCGGCCGCGGCCACGACCGAGCACGCGGGTGGCCGACCGCACCTGTCCCGTCCCGTGCTCGACCGGCTGCAGCCGCGGCACCTCGAAACCGTCCACGCCTGA